One genomic region from Streptomyces sp. NBC_01431 encodes:
- a CDS encoding dihydrodipicolinate synthase family protein — MTTRDFSAQRAALAGVVAIPVTPFTAVDTLDTTAYRTLVTRLLAAGVRTLTPNGNTGEFHALSPEERHIITELTVTEAGGRAAVLAGVGLDPATAIASAEHARSAGAQMVMVHQPAHPYVSQGGWVDYHRAIAEAVPELGVVPYLRDLRLDGQRLAELGELCPNVIGVKYAAPDAARFAAFARDAGLDRFVWIAGLAELYAPSYFAVGATGFTSGLANVAPALSLELLARLRAGDQRAAMKIWERIRPFEELRAAHGSADNVAVVKEALAALGLCRRDLRAPSSQLPYHQRELVSTLIAGWTL, encoded by the coding sequence ATGACCACCCGCGACTTCTCCGCCCAGCGGGCTGCGCTCGCCGGTGTCGTGGCGATCCCCGTCACCCCTTTCACCGCAGTCGACACCCTGGACACCACCGCGTACCGCACCCTCGTGACCCGGCTCCTCGCGGCCGGCGTCCGTACCCTCACGCCCAACGGGAACACCGGGGAGTTCCACGCCCTGAGCCCCGAAGAGCGGCACATCATAACGGAGTTGACGGTTACCGAGGCGGGCGGCCGGGCGGCGGTCCTGGCGGGCGTCGGCCTCGATCCGGCGACCGCGATCGCCTCCGCCGAGCACGCCCGGTCCGCCGGGGCACAGATGGTGATGGTGCATCAGCCCGCCCACCCCTACGTCTCGCAGGGCGGTTGGGTCGACTACCACCGCGCCATCGCCGAAGCCGTGCCCGAACTGGGCGTCGTCCCCTACCTGCGCGATCTACGGCTGGATGGCCAACGCCTCGCGGAACTGGGCGAGTTGTGCCCGAACGTCATCGGGGTGAAGTACGCGGCGCCGGATGCCGCCCGGTTCGCCGCGTTCGCCCGCGACGCGGGGCTCGACCGGTTCGTGTGGATCGCCGGACTCGCCGAGCTCTACGCCCCCTCCTACTTCGCGGTCGGCGCCACCGGCTTCACCTCGGGCCTCGCCAACGTCGCCCCCGCCCTCTCGCTGGAGCTCCTCGCCCGCCTGCGCGCGGGCGACCAACGTGCGGCCATGAAGATCTGGGAGCGGATCAGACCCTTCGAGGAGCTGCGCGCCGCGCACGGGTCGGCCGACAACGTGGCCGTGGTGAAGGAGGCGCTCGCCGCGCTCGGACTGTGCCGCCGCGATCTCAGAGCACCGAGCAGCCAACTTCCCTATCATCAGCGCGAGTTGGTCTCCACCTTGATCGCCGGGTGGACCTTGTGA
- the araD gene encoding L-arabinonate dehydratase gives MTVRPEQLRSHRWYGSGGLRAFSHRARTRQLGYLPEEHLGKPVIAILNTWADINPCHVHLRERAQAVKRGVWQAGGFPLEFPVATLSETFQKPTPMLYRNLLAMETEELLRSYPVDGAVLLGGCDKSTPALLMGAASVDLPTVFVPAGPMLPGHWRDQVLGSGTDMWKYWDDRRAGLIGDCELAELESGLARSPGHCMTMGTASTLTAAAEALGVTMPGASSIPAVDSGHDRMAAASGLRIVTLVQQDLRLSRILTAEAYEDAVATVLALGGSTNAVIHLIAMAGRSGVRLTLDDFDRIARTVPVLANVRPGGRYLMEDFHFAGGLPGFLSRLTDVLHLDRPTVGHGTLREQLAGALVHNDDVIRPRSRPLADEGGVAVLRGNLCPDGAVIKHIAAEPRLLRHTGPAMVFDDYRSMQRTIDDPSLGITADHVLVLRNAGPRGGPGMPEYGMLPIPDHLLKRGVRDMVRISDARMSGTSYGACVLHIAPESYVGGPLALVRTGDPITLDVEARILQLDVSEGELARRRAAWTPPPARYERGYGALYSEQITQADTGCDFAFLAGPGTVADPYAG, from the coding sequence GTGACCGTACGCCCCGAGCAGCTGCGCAGCCATCGGTGGTACGGGTCCGGCGGACTGCGCGCGTTCTCGCACCGGGCGCGCACCCGGCAGCTCGGCTATCTGCCCGAGGAGCACCTGGGCAAGCCCGTCATCGCGATCCTCAACACCTGGGCCGACATCAACCCCTGCCACGTCCACCTGCGCGAGCGGGCGCAGGCGGTGAAGCGCGGAGTGTGGCAGGCGGGCGGATTCCCGCTCGAATTCCCGGTGGCCACCCTCTCGGAGACCTTCCAGAAGCCGACACCGATGCTGTACCGCAACCTCCTCGCCATGGAGACCGAGGAGCTGCTCCGCTCCTACCCCGTGGATGGGGCCGTGCTGCTCGGAGGCTGCGACAAGTCCACCCCCGCCCTGCTCATGGGGGCGGCGTCGGTCGATCTGCCCACCGTGTTCGTGCCCGCCGGACCGATGCTGCCCGGCCACTGGCGCGACCAGGTCCTCGGGTCCGGTACCGACATGTGGAAGTACTGGGACGACCGGCGGGCCGGGCTGATCGGCGACTGTGAACTCGCCGAGCTGGAAAGCGGGTTGGCGCGCTCGCCCGGTCACTGCATGACGATGGGCACGGCCTCGACGCTGACGGCGGCGGCCGAGGCGCTGGGCGTCACGATGCCGGGCGCGTCCTCGATCCCGGCGGTCGACTCCGGCCACGACCGCATGGCGGCGGCCTCCGGACTGCGGATCGTCACCCTCGTACAGCAGGACCTGAGGTTGTCGCGCATCCTGACGGCCGAGGCGTACGAGGACGCGGTGGCCACCGTGCTCGCACTGGGCGGCTCCACCAACGCGGTCATCCATCTGATCGCGATGGCCGGACGGTCCGGGGTGCGGCTGACGCTTGACGACTTCGACCGGATCGCCCGCACGGTGCCGGTCCTCGCCAACGTGCGCCCCGGCGGCCGGTACCTGATGGAGGACTTCCACTTCGCCGGCGGGCTGCCCGGCTTCCTGTCCCGTCTGACCGACGTTCTCCACCTCGACCGGCCCACGGTCGGCCACGGCACCCTGCGCGAACAGCTCGCCGGGGCGCTCGTCCACAACGACGACGTGATCCGGCCGCGCTCGCGGCCGCTGGCCGACGAGGGCGGCGTGGCGGTGCTGCGCGGCAACCTCTGTCCCGACGGGGCGGTGATCAAACACATCGCCGCCGAGCCGCGCCTGCTCCGGCACACCGGCCCCGCGATGGTCTTCGACGACTACCGGAGCATGCAGCGCACCATCGACGACCCGTCCCTTGGCATCACCGCCGACCATGTCCTCGTGCTGCGCAATGCGGGCCCCCGGGGCGGCCCTGGAATGCCGGAGTACGGCATGTTGCCCATCCCCGACCACCTCCTCAAGCGAGGAGTGCGGGACATGGTGCGGATCTCCGACGCCCGGATGAGCGGTACGTCCTATGGTGCGTGCGTGCTGCACATCGCGCCCGAGTCGTACGTCGGCGGGCCCCTCGCGCTCGTCCGCACGGGAGATCCCATCACCCTCGACGTCGAAGCCCGTATCCTCCAACTCGACGTGAGTGAGGGGGAGTTGGCCCGTCGCCGGGCTGCCTGGACGCCGCCGCCCGCCCGCTACGAGCGCGGCTACGGAGCCCTGTACAGCGAGCAGATCACCCAGGCCGACACGGGCTGCGACTTCGCCTTCCTCGCCGGGCCGGGCACGGTCGCGGACCCGTACGCGGGGTGA
- a CDS encoding ATP nucleotide 3'-pyrophosphokinase, translating into MNLSTTLSRAATAVALATAVGAGAVHGATAASWADKPGKAGLLNKSADDGGWSGEGLSLNATDNAAVDAFYDRAKSAEQTISPQVQAAARISGAEVIGFDHRLKSPDSLKRKVATSLLEHPGEEVNEALAEIKDSVRYTLQWPDGRYTQGVAIASEVLSSWGNDTIKWSNTWARGKGYKAINSAWREPRSRHPFEVQFHTPQSKDAQEVTHKLYEEQRLPTTSAERARELQAQQDAIFAAVPVPAGADELTAPETLPVG; encoded by the coding sequence ATGAACCTCAGCACCACCCTCTCGCGGGCCGCGACCGCAGTCGCCCTGGCCACCGCCGTCGGCGCGGGCGCCGTCCACGGCGCCACCGCGGCGTCCTGGGCCGACAAGCCCGGCAAGGCCGGCCTGCTCAACAAGTCCGCGGATGACGGAGGTTGGAGTGGTGAAGGCCTGTCGCTGAACGCCACCGACAACGCCGCGGTCGACGCCTTCTACGACCGGGCGAAGTCGGCCGAGCAAACCATCAGCCCCCAGGTGCAGGCGGCCGCCCGGATCAGCGGCGCCGAAGTCATCGGGTTCGACCACCGCCTCAAGTCACCCGACTCGCTCAAGCGCAAGGTCGCCACCTCCCTGCTGGAACATCCGGGAGAGGAAGTGAACGAGGCACTCGCCGAGATCAAGGACTCCGTGCGCTACACCTTGCAATGGCCCGACGGCCGCTACACCCAAGGGGTCGCGATCGCCTCCGAGGTGCTGTCCTCCTGGGGCAACGACACCATCAAGTGGTCCAACACATGGGCCCGGGGCAAGGGGTACAAGGCCATCAACTCGGCGTGGCGAGAGCCTCGTTCACGACACCCCTTCGAGGTCCAGTTCCACACCCCGCAGAGCAAGGACGCGCAGGAGGTCACCCACAAGCTCTACGAGGAGCAGCGCCTGCCCACCACCAGTGCCGAGCGCGCCCGCGAACTCCAGGCCCAGCAGGACGCGATCTTCGCCGCCGTCCCGGTCCCGGCGGGGGCGGACGAACTGACCGCCCCCGAAACGCTGCCCGTCGGCTGA
- a CDS encoding DUF5133 domain-containing protein, with amino-acid sequence MLMAHPAVLRDLLDEYEVLSALKAADGDRATRQRLDDVAYTLCVSTGTRDIDAAVIAARHRLPGARTFDDSVLTA; translated from the coding sequence ATGTTGATGGCTCACCCGGCTGTGCTCCGTGACCTGCTGGACGAGTACGAGGTGCTCAGTGCGCTGAAGGCCGCCGACGGGGACCGGGCGACGCGTCAGCGGCTGGACGACGTCGCCTACACGCTGTGTGTGTCGACGGGGACCCGCGACATCGACGCCGCCGTGATCGCCGCGCGGCACCGGTTGCCCGGTGCGCGCACCTTCGACGACTCGGTGCTCACTGCCTGA
- a CDS encoding DUF6479 family protein has translation MSTFVSSQTLAANNSAAWLFVIVGIAVVAVLIAAFWYGARRAARMTAPSQEPQARSESWHNPDPSETHHDTHPEDHK, from the coding sequence ATGAGCACCTTCGTTTCTTCGCAGACGCTCGCCGCCAACAACTCGGCGGCGTGGCTGTTCGTGATCGTCGGCATCGCCGTCGTCGCCGTGCTGATCGCGGCGTTCTGGTACGGCGCCCGTCGCGCCGCCCGCATGACCGCGCCGTCGCAGGAGCCCCAGGCCCGCTCGGAGTCCTGGCACAACCCCGACCCCAGCGAGACGCACCACGACACGCATCCGGAGGACCACAAGTAG
- a CDS encoding DUF6328 family protein: MKSDRSDDEPPPGAGRRPGTNGSAAGGGRDETEDERADRKWSELMQEVRVAQTGVQILFGFLLTVVFTPRYQQLEQLDRTIYVVTVMLGAASTGALVGPVSLHRLLSGHRIKPETVLWASRLTLVGLTLLLATMASALLLVLRVASHHHAFVPWLVTGVVTWYLACWFALPLWTRHRYASPERG, translated from the coding sequence GTGAAGAGCGATCGGAGCGACGACGAGCCGCCCCCCGGCGCCGGACGGCGACCAGGGACGAACGGGTCCGCCGCCGGGGGCGGGCGGGACGAGACGGAAGACGAGCGCGCCGACCGCAAGTGGAGCGAGCTCATGCAGGAGGTGCGCGTCGCCCAGACCGGCGTGCAGATCCTGTTCGGCTTTCTGCTGACCGTCGTGTTCACGCCCCGCTACCAGCAACTGGAGCAGTTGGACAGAACCATCTACGTCGTCACGGTGATGCTCGGTGCGGCCTCGACCGGCGCCCTGGTCGGGCCGGTCTCGCTGCACCGGCTCCTGTCCGGCCACCGCATCAAACCGGAGACCGTTCTGTGGGCCTCGCGTCTCACGCTCGTCGGCCTGACCCTGCTGCTCGCCACCATGGCCTCGGCCCTCCTGCTCGTCCTGCGGGTGGCGTCCCACCACCACGCCTTCGTGCCCTGGCTCGTGACGGGGGTGGTCACCTGGTACCTCGCCTGCTGGTTCGCGCTGCCGTTGTGGACCCGGCACCGCTACGCGAGTCCGGAGCGCGGCTGA
- a CDS encoding plasmid stabilization protein, with product MPAGSSNKRERQYEHIKESAEERGASDRRAKEIAARTVNKERARAGESKTASKTSTQDMKSAYQRGGERSHSGAQGPTKDQLYEEAKKRHIDGRSSMNKEQLRKALGR from the coding sequence ATGCCGGCAGGTTCCAGCAACAAGCGAGAGCGTCAGTACGAGCACATCAAGGAGAGCGCCGAGGAGCGCGGGGCGTCCGACAGGCGCGCCAAGGAGATCGCCGCGCGCACGGTCAACAAGGAGCGTGCGCGGGCGGGCGAGTCGAAGACCGCCAGCAAGACCTCGACGCAGGACATGAAGTCGGCCTACCAGCGCGGTGGCGAGCGCTCCCACAGCGGCGCGCAGGGGCCGACCAAGGACCAGCTCTACGAAGAGGCGAAGAAGCGCCACATCGACGGCCGCTCCTCCATGAACAAGGAGCAGTTGCGCAAGGCCCTCGGCCGCTGA
- a CDS encoding class II glutamine amidotransferase: MCRLFGLSSAPRRSHATFWLLDAPDSLLAQSHRDPDGTGLGYFEPDGTPQVRKAPDAAYQDRAFAREAKQICSATFLAHIRLASTGSLTARNTHPFQQDGRLFAHNGVIEGLEALDAQLGTDLSLVGGDTDSERFFALITREIRGRRGDIGTGIERAARWVAAHLPVYSLNFILTTPNELWALRYPGTHELHVLERPAGGQHGARHLDHSGTAGLMRVHSGDLADAPAVVVASERMDDHPQWRPLQSGELLHVAPDGRAHRRLVLPDPPAHPLRLSDMSARAAASQKPHG, from the coding sequence ATGTGTCGTCTGTTCGGCCTGAGCAGTGCCCCGCGCCGCAGTCATGCGACGTTCTGGCTGCTCGACGCCCCCGACAGCCTCCTGGCGCAGAGTCACCGGGACCCGGACGGCACGGGCCTCGGGTACTTCGAGCCCGACGGCACACCTCAGGTCCGCAAGGCGCCCGACGCCGCGTACCAGGACCGCGCCTTCGCCCGCGAGGCCAAGCAGATCTGCTCGGCCACCTTCCTTGCCCACATCCGCCTCGCGTCGACCGGCAGCCTCACGGCCCGCAACACCCATCCCTTCCAGCAGGACGGGAGGCTGTTCGCACACAACGGGGTGATCGAGGGCCTGGAAGCCCTGGACGCCCAGCTGGGAACGGACCTGTCCCTGGTGGGCGGTGACACGGACTCCGAACGGTTCTTCGCCCTGATCACCCGTGAGATCCGTGGGCGCCGCGGCGACATCGGCACCGGCATCGAGCGCGCCGCCCGCTGGGTCGCCGCCCATCTGCCCGTCTACTCCCTCAACTTCATCCTCACCACCCCGAACGAACTGTGGGCGCTGCGCTACCCCGGCACCCACGAACTCCATGTCCTTGAGCGCCCCGCGGGCGGCCAGCACGGAGCGCGCCACCTGGACCACAGCGGCACGGCCGGCCTCATGCGCGTCCACTCGGGCGACCTCGCCGACGCTCCGGCGGTCGTGGTCGCCAGCGAGCGCATGGACGACCATCCACAGTGGCGCCCGTTGCAGTCCGGCGAACTGCTCCACGTCGCGCCCGACGGCCGCGCGCACCGGCGGCTCGTCCTGCCGGACCCGCCGGCCCACCCGCTGCGCCTCAGCGACATGTCGGCCCGCGCTGCAGCCTCGCAGAAGCCGCACGGGTGA
- a CDS encoding ATP-binding protein gives MITIEHSRQYTLNLRATPDRIPQVRRIVAAHLRHWRLDAVIQPVSLGVCELLTNVHRHTAGDHMCVLQLRWARGQLTASVADNDPRLPRLRGPRPFAERGRGLAMVAHLSDSWGTHPTADGKVVWFTLTAQPQALRPLRSLPPEPSLAAAAALPARVPRFAGPARAFAQPVPSPCAGIA, from the coding sequence GTGATCACCATCGAACATTCCCGCCAGTACACCCTGAACCTGCGCGCGACGCCGGACCGCATACCCCAGGTGCGCCGGATCGTCGCCGCGCACCTGCGGCACTGGCGTCTCGACGCGGTCATCCAGCCTGTCAGCCTCGGTGTGTGTGAACTGCTCACCAACGTCCACCGGCACACCGCAGGCGACCACATGTGTGTGCTGCAACTGCGCTGGGCCCGCGGTCAGCTCACCGCGTCCGTCGCCGACAACGACCCGCGCCTGCCCCGCCTCCGGGGGCCACGCCCCTTCGCCGAACGCGGCCGCGGCCTGGCCATGGTCGCCCACCTCAGCGACAGCTGGGGCACCCACCCCACCGCCGACGGCAAAGTCGTCTGGTTCACCCTCACCGCACAGCCCCAGGCCCTGCGCCCGCTCAGATCCCTGCCCCCCGAGCCCAGCCTGGCCGCGGCCGCAGCCCTGCCCGCCAGAGTGCCCCGCTTCGCCGGACCGGCCCGCGCCTTCGCGCAGCCGGTCCCCTCGCCCTGCGCCGGCATCGCGTGA
- a CDS encoding carboxylate-amine ligase, translated as MITIGVEEEYLLVDPDSGQPAPLSDEVRAAAGLGPVVQERELQAELLQSQVEVATPVCETLDEVGGHLLRLRHAVGAAAEPLGCRLAATAAAPLAGDSLVAVTCQPRYQDLHVRARQLVNEQLINGMHVHVAMPDREVAVAVLNRIRVWLPTLLAMSGNSPLWQSHDTGFASWRTTVFSRWPVCGVAPAFADLTDYERRTAALVESGVIADTGQLYWQARLSERYPTLEVRCLDVQLRADDAVMFAGIVRALAATALREHKSGEPEPECAPELLQAAMWQAARHGLSGKLVDPTGRPRSAGDTLYLLTQHIAEALEEAGDDREVGALIHRLLRQGNGADRQRQALARAGMPALIDLITTEAIAP; from the coding sequence GTGATCACCATTGGGGTCGAAGAAGAGTATTTGCTGGTGGACCCGGATTCCGGGCAGCCCGCGCCCCTGTCCGATGAGGTACGGGCGGCCGCGGGCCTCGGACCGGTGGTGCAGGAGCGCGAGCTGCAGGCCGAGCTGCTCCAGTCACAGGTGGAGGTCGCGACGCCCGTCTGCGAGACCCTCGACGAAGTGGGCGGTCATCTGCTGCGTCTGCGCCATGCCGTCGGCGCCGCCGCGGAGCCGCTCGGCTGTCGGCTCGCGGCGACCGCGGCGGCCCCGCTGGCCGGGGACTCCCTCGTCGCCGTCACGTGCCAGCCGCGCTATCAGGACCTGCACGTGCGGGCCCGGCAGCTGGTGAACGAGCAGCTGATCAACGGGATGCACGTGCACGTGGCGATGCCGGACCGGGAGGTCGCCGTCGCCGTCCTGAACCGGATCCGTGTCTGGCTGCCGACCCTGCTGGCCATGTCGGGCAACTCCCCGCTCTGGCAGAGCCACGACACCGGTTTCGCGAGCTGGCGCACCACCGTCTTCAGTCGCTGGCCGGTCTGCGGCGTCGCGCCCGCCTTCGCCGACCTCACGGACTACGAGCGGCGTACCGCCGCGCTGGTCGAGTCCGGGGTCATCGCCGACACCGGGCAGCTGTACTGGCAGGCGCGTTTGTCGGAGCGCTATCCCACCCTTGAAGTCCGTTGCCTGGACGTGCAGTTGAGGGCGGACGACGCCGTGATGTTCGCGGGCATCGTACGCGCCCTGGCGGCCACCGCTCTTCGTGAGCACAAGAGCGGCGAGCCGGAACCCGAGTGCGCGCCCGAGCTGTTGCAGGCCGCGATGTGGCAGGCCGCCCGGCACGGCCTCAGCGGCAAGCTGGTCGATCCCACCGGCCGCCCCCGCAGTGCCGGCGACACCCTGTACCTGCTCACCCAGCACATCGCCGAAGCGCTGGAAGAGGCCGGCGACGACCGGGAAGTTGGCGCACTCATCCACCGGTTGCTCCGCCAGGGCAACGGCGCCGACCGCCAGCGTCAGGCTCTCGCGCGAGCGGGCATGCCGGCCCTGATCGACCTCATCACCACCGAAGCCATCGCGCCGTAA
- a CDS encoding SDR family oxidoreductase, producing MPETVVITGASAGIGRATARLFARRGANVALIARGEAGLDAAAADVERLGGRPLALPTDVADPEQVEKAADIAEATFGPIDIWVNVAFTSVFAPFTEISAEEYRRVTEVTYLGCVHGTRSALSRMLPRDRGTIVQVGSALGERSIPLQSAYCGAKHAVNGFTSSVRTELLHRKSRVRITTVQMPAVNTPQFSWVRTRLPHHPQPVPPIYQPEVAARAVLFAADHPRRKQYYVGASTVATIWANRFMPAVLDRYLARTGFASQQRDDLPPETVRGNLWHPLDQAPGSDHGAHGIFDDEATSRSPQTAAAHHPLVTTGTTLGALVATGWAVRRYRNRA from the coding sequence ATGCCCGAGACCGTCGTCATCACCGGCGCGAGCGCCGGCATCGGCCGTGCCACCGCCCGGCTGTTCGCCCGGCGCGGCGCCAACGTCGCCCTCATCGCCCGCGGCGAAGCCGGGCTCGACGCGGCCGCAGCGGACGTCGAAAGGCTCGGTGGGCGCCCCCTCGCGCTGCCCACCGACGTCGCCGACCCCGAGCAGGTCGAGAAGGCCGCCGACATCGCGGAGGCGACGTTCGGGCCCATCGACATCTGGGTCAACGTCGCCTTCACCTCGGTCTTCGCCCCCTTCACCGAGATCTCCGCGGAGGAGTACCGGCGCGTCACGGAGGTCACCTACCTCGGCTGTGTCCACGGCACGCGCAGCGCGCTCAGCCGGATGCTGCCGCGCGACCGGGGCACCATCGTGCAGGTCGGCTCCGCACTCGGCGAGCGCTCCATTCCGCTCCAGTCCGCGTACTGCGGAGCCAAGCACGCGGTGAACGGCTTCACCTCGTCGGTGCGCACCGAACTCCTGCACCGCAAGAGCCGCGTGCGGATCACCACCGTGCAGATGCCGGCCGTCAACACCCCCCAGTTCTCCTGGGTGCGTACCCGCCTGCCCCACCACCCGCAGCCGGTCCCGCCGATCTACCAGCCCGAAGTCGCCGCCCGCGCCGTCCTGTTCGCGGCCGACCACCCGCGGCGCAAGCAGTACTACGTGGGCGCGTCCACGGTCGCCACCATCTGGGCCAACCGGTTCATGCCCGCCGTTCTCGACCGCTACCTCGCCCGGACCGGCTTCGCCTCGCAGCAGCGCGACGACCTGCCTCCGGAGACCGTACGGGGCAATCTGTGGCATCCCCTCGACCAAGCGCCGGGGTCCGACCACGGCGCCCACGGCATCTTCGACGACGAAGCCACGTCCCGCTCGCCCCAGACGGCGGCGGCGCACCATCCCCTCGTCACCACGGGCACCACCCTCGGGGCGCTCGTCGCGACGGGATGGGCCGTGCGCCGGTACCGGAACAGGGCGTGA
- a CDS encoding enolase C-terminal domain-like protein — protein sequence MIQSDAPLVEEVGAAAYTVATDAPEGDGTLAWDETTLVVAEARAGHTTGLGYTYGAPESAAYIRRRLAPVATGRSAWDVPAANEAMTRAVRNDGRPGLVAGAVSAVDIALWDLKARLLGLPLTRLLGQARADVPVYGSGGFTTYDAGQQDRQLRHWAEELAIARVKIKIGESWGSAEGRDRERIAQARASIGDATALYVDANGAYTVKQAVDIARCLHDHGVTWFEEPVSSDDLEGLARIRAAIGAEVAAGEYGYTLSYFGHMLRAGAVDCLQADATRCGGLTVWLRAAALAEAFGLHISGHCAPHVHAAVAAAVPNLRHLEWFHDHVRIESLFFDGTLDPAGGHITPGADGAPGHGLTLRTAVAERHRSG from the coding sequence GTGATCCAGTCCGACGCCCCGTTGGTCGAGGAGGTCGGGGCCGCCGCCTACACCGTGGCGACCGACGCCCCGGAAGGCGACGGCACCCTGGCGTGGGACGAGACCACCCTGGTGGTGGCCGAGGCCCGCGCCGGCCACACCACCGGACTCGGCTACACCTACGGAGCGCCGGAGAGTGCCGCCTACATCCGCCGCAGACTGGCCCCCGTGGCCACCGGCCGCTCCGCCTGGGACGTCCCGGCGGCCAACGAGGCGATGACCCGGGCGGTACGCAACGACGGCCGCCCCGGCCTTGTCGCCGGGGCGGTCTCCGCCGTCGACATCGCCCTGTGGGACCTCAAGGCGAGGCTCCTCGGCCTTCCGCTGACCCGGCTGCTCGGCCAGGCCCGCGCCGACGTGCCGGTGTACGGGAGCGGAGGCTTCACCACGTACGACGCCGGGCAGCAGGATCGTCAACTGCGGCACTGGGCCGAGGAGTTGGCCATCGCGCGGGTCAAAATCAAGATCGGGGAGTCGTGGGGGAGCGCAGAGGGGCGCGACCGCGAACGCATCGCCCAGGCACGCGCCAGCATCGGTGACGCCACCGCCCTGTACGTCGACGCCAACGGCGCCTACACCGTCAAACAGGCCGTCGACATCGCCCGCTGCCTGCACGACCACGGCGTCACCTGGTTCGAGGAGCCCGTCTCCTCCGACGACCTCGAAGGCCTGGCCCGGATCAGAGCCGCCATCGGCGCCGAGGTGGCCGCGGGTGAATACGGCTACACCCTTTCCTACTTCGGGCACATGCTGCGGGCCGGCGCGGTGGACTGCCTCCAGGCGGACGCCACCCGCTGCGGCGGCCTCACCGTCTGGCTGCGCGCGGCCGCCCTGGCCGAGGCGTTCGGCCTGCACATCTCCGGGCACTGCGCCCCGCATGTGCACGCGGCCGTGGCGGCGGCCGTGCCCAATCTGCGCCATCTGGAGTGGTTCCACGACCACGTACGCATCGAGTCCCTGTTCTTCGACGGCACCCTGGACCCCGCGGGCGGCCACATCACCCCCGGGGCCGACGGCGCCCCGGGCCATGGGCTGACCCTGAGAACCGCCGTCGCCGAGCGCCACCGCAGCGGCTGA